A window of Rufibacter sp. LB8 contains these coding sequences:
- a CDS encoding TonB-dependent receptor domain-containing protein, which translates to MKHPLSLFLLCCASFLFSFQASAQGKVTGKLQDATSKQPIGYATAALLALPDSTITASALVEGDGSFTLAPVAVGRYALKISFVGYVTRVVPNVQVTAAAPNVNLGLIGLRMSSTQLKAVEVVGQRAQVEYGLDRRVYNVSQDLSTVGGTAVDVMQNVPSVTVDQEGTVSMRGTSNITILIDGKPSAIAGLGLDQIPASTIERVEVITNPSSKYDPSGTGGVLNIILKKEKQRGLNGVASLNVGLNERYNSSLNLNYRFGKLNVFTNYDFRQDYREGKGSSNRANFQTEDAINYQQVESENNRTNSSHNIRFGADYQLTDLQSITGSVLYRRGRNENEGNTFYRFLGRNEGLDSTSTRNVLGSETRNLWEYSLGYRKTFAQAGRELTADAVFNVEQEPGQDEFSQYFYLQDGSPSRFRPVVFQRNRNLEQEREGSLQVDYVQPFSEKGKWEAGYRSTYERSDEDVQATDFSRESNTFENNIGRTNRFVYDEWVHAVYGNYGNALGKLSYQLGARVEQTNITANQITQKQKNKRDYLNVFPSVFLTYAFSEEQKIQTSYSRRIDRPGTRQLNPFRDISDLYNVRQGNPDLDPEFIDALEVNYLHFWERTTATVAVFYRQMTDIVQPIRQLLDVDGNERQATLTTFQNIASGRSYGMELTGTLDASTWLKLNANASAFNYYINGSEQGLASNSRFSWTSRLNANFKLPFKTEVQLSANYRSPIVTVQGERSAFFFTGLSARKEILNGKGNIILRVQDIFNTMRFDSETFGEGFRESSRYKPQSQLVFVGFSYRFGNNNAQKREEGNKDGEIPAGPEREGGQY; encoded by the coding sequence ATGAAACATCCGCTTTCCCTTTTTCTTCTGTGTTGCGCAAGTTTTCTTTTCTCGTTCCAGGCTTCGGCCCAGGGCAAAGTCACCGGTAAATTGCAAGATGCCACTTCCAAGCAGCCCATTGGCTACGCCACGGCGGCGTTGCTGGCCTTGCCAGATTCCACCATCACGGCCAGCGCGCTGGTGGAAGGCGACGGCAGTTTTACTTTGGCTCCGGTGGCAGTGGGCCGCTATGCTTTGAAAATATCGTTTGTGGGGTATGTGACCCGCGTGGTGCCTAATGTACAGGTAACCGCCGCCGCGCCCAACGTAAACCTAGGGTTAATTGGTTTGCGCATGTCCAGCACGCAGCTCAAAGCCGTGGAAGTGGTAGGCCAGCGCGCGCAGGTAGAATATGGTCTGGATAGACGTGTGTATAATGTGAGCCAGGACCTTTCTACCGTGGGCGGAACGGCGGTAGATGTGATGCAGAACGTGCCCAGCGTGACCGTGGACCAGGAAGGCACCGTGAGCATGCGCGGCACCAGCAACATCACCATTTTGATTGACGGGAAGCCATCGGCAATCGCCGGTTTGGGCTTGGACCAGATTCCGGCCAGCACCATTGAACGCGTGGAAGTGATCACCAACCCCAGCAGCAAATATGACCCAAGCGGCACGGGCGGCGTGCTGAACATCATCTTAAAGAAAGAGAAACAGCGCGGGCTCAACGGCGTGGCGTCTTTGAACGTGGGCCTGAATGAACGCTACAATTCGTCTTTGAACCTCAACTACCGCTTTGGCAAATTGAACGTGTTCACCAATTATGATTTCCGGCAAGATTACCGTGAAGGCAAAGGCAGCTCCAACCGGGCGAATTTTCAGACGGAAGACGCCATTAATTACCAACAGGTAGAATCTGAGAACAACCGCACCAACAGCAGCCACAACATCCGGTTCGGGGCCGATTACCAGCTGACTGATTTGCAAAGTATTACCGGTTCTGTGCTGTACCGCCGGGGCCGCAATGAAAACGAAGGCAATACATTTTACCGCTTCCTGGGCCGCAATGAAGGCTTAGACAGCACGTCCACCAGAAATGTACTGGGCTCTGAGACCCGCAACCTCTGGGAATATTCCCTGGGCTACCGCAAAACTTTTGCGCAGGCGGGCCGTGAACTCACCGCCGATGCCGTCTTCAACGTGGAACAGGAACCCGGCCAGGACGAATTCAGTCAGTATTTCTATTTGCAAGATGGATCGCCCAGCAGGTTCAGGCCTGTGGTGTTCCAGCGCAACCGCAACCTGGAGCAGGAACGCGAAGGCTCTCTGCAGGTAGATTACGTGCAGCCCTTCAGTGAGAAAGGCAAATGGGAAGCCGGCTACCGCAGCACCTATGAACGCAGCGATGAAGACGTGCAAGCCACTGACTTTAGCCGTGAGAGCAACACCTTTGAGAACAATATTGGCCGCACCAACCGCTTTGTCTATGATGAATGGGTGCACGCCGTGTACGGAAACTACGGCAACGCTCTGGGCAAACTAAGCTACCAACTGGGCGCGCGCGTGGAGCAGACCAACATTACCGCCAACCAGATCACCCAGAAACAAAAGAACAAACGAGATTACCTCAACGTCTTCCCCAGCGTGTTCCTGACCTATGCTTTCTCTGAGGAGCAGAAAATACAGACCAGCTACAGCCGTCGCATTGACCGGCCTGGCACCCGCCAACTCAACCCCTTCCGGGACATCTCTGACCTGTACAATGTGCGCCAGGGAAATCCTGACCTGGACCCCGAGTTTATTGATGCCCTGGAAGTGAATTACCTGCATTTCTGGGAACGCACCACGGCTACCGTGGCTGTTTTCTACCGCCAAATGACCGACATTGTGCAGCCCATCAGGCAGTTATTGGACGTTGACGGAAACGAGCGCCAAGCCACGCTCACCACGTTCCAGAACATTGCCAGCGGCCGCTCTTACGGCATGGAATTGACAGGAACCCTGGATGCTTCTACCTGGCTTAAACTTAACGCCAATGCCTCGGCGTTTAATTACTACATCAACGGCTCTGAGCAAGGTTTGGCTTCCAACAGCCGCTTCAGCTGGACCAGCCGCCTGAACGCCAATTTCAAACTTCCCTTTAAAACCGAGGTGCAGCTTTCTGCCAATTACCGCTCCCCTATTGTGACAGTGCAAGGCGAACGGTCGGCGTTTTTCTTTACCGGGTTGAGCGCCCGCAAAGAGATTCTGAACGGCAAGGGCAACATCATCTTAAGAGTGCAGGACATCTTCAACACCATGCGTTTTGACTCAGAGACCTTTGGTGAAGGTTTCAGGGAAAGCAGCCGCTACAAACCGCAGAGCCAGTTGGTATTTGTGGGCTTCAGCTACCGGTTTGGCAACAACAACGCCCAGAAACGCGAAGAAGGCAACAAAGACGGCGAGATTCCTGCCGGGCCAGAGCGCGAAGGGGGTCAGTATTAA
- a CDS encoding YMGG-like glycine zipper-containing protein → MKNLKISLVMLCSVFMLGGAANETQAQDTKKKEKKGWSKKAKGAVLGGAGGAAAGAVIGGGKGAVIGGVAGTVAGGAVGRKKDKKKDPKRYRAYKN, encoded by the coding sequence ATGAAAAATCTGAAGATATCCTTAGTAATGCTCTGCTCGGTTTTCATGCTGGGCGGCGCCGCGAATGAAACCCAGGCCCAGGACACCAAGAAGAAAGAAAAGAAGGGCTGGAGTAAAAAAGCGAAAGGCGCTGTCTTGGGCGGTGCTGGTGGTGCCGCGGCCGGAGCCGTAATTGGCGGCGGAAAAGGCGCTGTGATTGGCGGGGTGGCCGGGACTGTGGCTGGTGGTGCCGTTGGAAGAAAGAAAGACAAGAAAAAAGACCCCAAACGCTACCGCGCCTATAAAAACTAA
- a CDS encoding DMT family transporter — MNQQVKVHGALLTVSLIYGANYSIAKEIMPTYVQPFGLIVIRAVSAVLFFGAMSLFVVKEKVESRQDWGRIILCGIFGIMLNQLSFFSGLNLTSPINASLIQTVSPVVVVLMSAYLLKERLKVFRMAGILLAGLGAMLLISGKAGNAQGNTWGDILILLNAISFGVFLVLAKPLMKKYQAITVVSRIFLVGAVGVIPFGWQDVLSPDYATFPVSIWAAIAFVIIGMTILAYLLNVWAMKTASPALVGVYIYLQPLVAIIIAVWLGADVFTWQKALYAAMIFGGVYLVSKPKKTSN; from the coding sequence ATGAACCAACAGGTAAAGGTACACGGCGCGCTCTTGACGGTTTCCCTTATTTACGGGGCCAATTACAGCATTGCCAAGGAGATCATGCCCACGTACGTGCAGCCGTTCGGGTTGATTGTGATCAGGGCGGTAAGCGCGGTGCTGTTCTTCGGGGCCATGTCTCTGTTTGTGGTGAAGGAGAAAGTGGAGAGCCGCCAGGACTGGGGCCGAATTATTTTGTGCGGCATCTTTGGCATCATGCTCAACCAACTGTCCTTTTTCAGCGGCCTCAACCTTACTTCGCCCATAAATGCGTCATTGATCCAGACGGTGTCGCCGGTAGTGGTGGTCCTGATGTCGGCCTATCTGCTCAAGGAACGGTTGAAAGTGTTTAGAATGGCGGGCATTCTGCTGGCCGGGCTGGGCGCCATGCTGTTGATCTCGGGCAAGGCCGGCAACGCGCAGGGCAACACCTGGGGCGATATTCTGATTCTGCTCAATGCCATCAGTTTTGGGGTATTTCTGGTGCTGGCCAAACCCCTCATGAAGAAATACCAGGCCATTACGGTGGTGAGCCGCATTTTTCTGGTGGGCGCGGTGGGCGTGATTCCGTTCGGCTGGCAAGACGTGCTGAGTCCAGACTATGCTACATTCCCAGTTTCTATCTGGGCGGCCATCGCGTTTGTGATCATCGGTATGACTATTTTGGCGTACTTGCTCAACGTGTGGGCTATGAAAACCGCCAGTCCGGCGCTGGTGGGCGTGTACATTTACCTGCAACCGCTGGTGGCCATCATTATTGCCGTTTGGCTGGGCGCCGATGTGTTCACCTGGCAGAAGGCCCTGTACGCGGCCATGATTTTTGGCGGCGTGTACCTGGTGAGCAAACCCAAGAAAACATCTAATTAA
- a CDS encoding amidophosphoribosyltransferase has protein sequence MSDAIKHECGIALVRLRKPLSYYAQKYGTPMYGIQKMYLLMEKQHNRGQDGAGFASIKITAKPGTEYIARYRSVKTKAIDAIFGKMSDKYNKCRRHNPSNSSDISWLQEQLPFLGDVYLGHLRYGTHGENSVDNCHPMLRENNWRNRSLAVAGNFNMTNVDELFNVLTNLGQHPKQKIDTVTVLEKIGHFLDEENQRLFDYYKPDHSNQEITHLIEENLDLQRVLRRACKDFDGGYAMAGLTGYGAAFVVRDPSGIRPAYYYMDDEVVVIASEKPAIKTAFGIEYSQIKEITPGHALIIGKNGEAEEKEVLPALEKKSCSFERIYFSRGNDPEIYQERKRLGKILCPTILEAVNYDLENTVFSYIPNTAETSFLGMMEGVEDYLRTYRRKALKEENLSDEKLDNILSFKPRIEKLVIKDAKLRTFISDDSSRDDLVAHVYDTTYEVVKKGVDTVVVIDDSIVRGTTLEKSIIRMLDRLQPKKIIVVSCAPQIRYPDCYGIDMSKMKEFVAFRAMMGLLKDQGKQDLAKEVYQKCLAGLASGEARTHNFVQELYSEFTPEQISAKVAQIVKASDVKAEVEVIFQTIEGLHEACPNHIGDWYFTGNYPTPGGMKVVNRAFVNFMENKEGRAY, from the coding sequence ATGAGTGATGCCATCAAGCATGAATGCGGAATTGCCCTGGTCAGGCTCCGCAAGCCCCTTTCGTATTACGCCCAGAAATACGGAACCCCCATGTACGGTATACAGAAGATGTACCTGCTTATGGAGAAACAGCACAACCGGGGGCAAGACGGCGCGGGTTTCGCCAGCATAAAAATCACCGCCAAGCCCGGCACCGAGTACATTGCCCGCTACCGCTCCGTCAAGACCAAGGCCATTGACGCCATCTTCGGGAAGATGAGTGACAAATACAACAAATGCCGCCGGCACAATCCCTCCAACTCCAGTGACATTTCTTGGCTGCAGGAACAGCTTCCGTTTTTAGGCGATGTCTATTTGGGTCACTTGCGTTACGGCACTCACGGTGAGAACAGCGTAGACAACTGCCACCCCATGCTGCGCGAGAACAACTGGCGCAACAGAAGCCTGGCCGTGGCCGGTAACTTCAACATGACCAACGTAGACGAGCTCTTCAACGTGCTCACCAACCTGGGCCAACACCCCAAGCAAAAAATTGACACCGTCACAGTTCTGGAAAAAATCGGTCACTTCCTGGACGAGGAAAACCAACGCCTCTTTGACTACTACAAACCTGACCACAGCAACCAGGAAATCACCCATTTAATAGAGGAAAACCTGGACTTGCAACGCGTGCTGCGCCGGGCCTGCAAAGACTTTGACGGCGGCTATGCCATGGCGGGCCTCACCGGCTACGGTGCTGCTTTTGTGGTGCGCGACCCCTCGGGCATTAGACCGGCCTATTATTACATGGATGACGAAGTGGTGGTCATTGCCTCAGAGAAACCTGCCATTAAAACCGCATTTGGCATTGAGTACAGCCAAATCAAAGAGATTACGCCGGGCCATGCCCTGATCATTGGCAAAAACGGCGAGGCCGAAGAAAAAGAAGTATTGCCCGCCCTGGAGAAGAAATCCTGCAGCTTTGAGCGCATTTATTTCTCCCGCGGCAATGACCCCGAGATTTACCAGGAACGCAAACGCCTGGGCAAAATCTTGTGCCCCACCATTCTGGAAGCGGTCAATTATGACCTGGAGAACACCGTTTTCTCCTACATTCCCAACACCGCTGAGACTTCATTTTTGGGCATGATGGAAGGCGTGGAAGATTACCTGCGCACGTACCGCCGGAAAGCCTTAAAAGAAGAAAACCTCAGTGACGAGAAACTAGACAACATTCTTTCGTTTAAACCGCGCATTGAAAAACTGGTCATCAAAGACGCAAAGCTGCGCACTTTTATCTCTGATGATTCTTCCAGAGATGACTTGGTGGCCCACGTCTATGACACTACCTATGAAGTGGTGAAAAAAGGCGTGGACACCGTGGTGGTGATTGATGACTCTATTGTGCGCGGCACTACGCTGGAGAAAAGCATCATCAGAATGCTGGACCGCCTGCAGCCCAAGAAAATCATAGTAGTTTCCTGCGCCCCGCAAATACGCTACCCAGACTGCTACGGCATTGACATGTCTAAAATGAAGGAGTTTGTCGCATTTAGAGCTATGATGGGCTTGCTCAAGGACCAGGGCAAACAAGACCTGGCCAAGGAAGTCTACCAGAAATGTCTGGCAGGTTTGGCCTCCGGCGAAGCCCGCACCCACAACTTTGTGCAGGAACTCTACAGCGAATTCACTCCCGAGCAGATCAGCGCCAAAGTGGCCCAGATTGTGAAAGCCTCTGATGTGAAAGCCGAAGTGGAAGTGATTTTCCAGACCATTGAAGGCCTGCATGAAGCCTGCCCCAACCACATAGGCGACTGGTACTTCACGGGCAACTACCCTACGCCCGGCGGCATGAAAGTGGTGAACCGCGCCTTCGTGAATTTCATGGAAAACAAAGAAGGCCGCGCATATTAA